One region of Purpureocillium takamizusanense chromosome 4, complete sequence genomic DNA includes:
- a CDS encoding Alpha-methylacyl-CoA racemase (EggNog:ENOG503NWQK~COG:I), producing MAAAGPPPLAGIKVLEFAGLAPGPFCGMLLADAGASVLRIDRAPRGGSSSSGSTPQDWLTRHKASLAVDLKSPRGIRLVRALVARGADVLIDPFRPGVLERLGLGPDDLLPLNPRLVYGRLTGYRRDGRYRDMAGHDINYLAVSGALSLLGRDAEIPHPPVNLLADFAGGGATLFQGVLLALLSRASTGRGQVVEANMVDGASYLATFPRFMLKTPLGALGRGRNLLDGGCPYYDTYATKDEGRYVSVGALEPQFFAALLRGLHLEGQGWESRRYDPDEWPALRRVLADVFRTKTRTEWERVFDGTDACVAPILEYGELETDPAREGDQRPAVTLRGTPCLAVKQQGDAPGDPAIYGQGRGVPGDGYEGAALAPGEGAEDVLRGWFGWAKGKDYNVSDGAFELVNSDSKL from the exons atggctgccgccggaCCGCCGCCCCTTGCGGGCATCAAGGTCCTCGAGTTTGCCGGCCTCGCACCCG GCCCCTTCTGCGGcatgctcctcgccgacgccggcgcgtcggTCCTGCGCATCGACCGCgcccctcgcggcggcagcagcagcagcggctctACGCCACAGGATTGGCTCACGCGGCACAAGGCCTCGCTGGCCGTGGACCTCAAGTCGCCGCGCGGGATCCGGCTCGTgcgcgcgctcgtcgcccgcggcgccgacgtgctcATCGACCCGTTCCGGCCGGGCGTGCTggagcgcctcggcctgggACCCGATGACCTGCTCCCACTCAACCCGCGCCTCGTCTACGGCCGCCTCACGGGGtaccgccgcgacgggcgctaccgcgacatggccggccaCGATATCAACTACCTCGCCGTGTCGGGCGCCCTGAGCctgctcggccgcgacgccgaaatcccccacccccccgtcaacctgctcgccgacttcgccggcggcggcgccaccctCTTCCAgggcgtcctcctcgccctgctgtCCCGCGCCTCCACCGGCCGCGgtcaggtcgtcgaggccaacatggtcgacggcgcctccTACCTCGCCACCTTCCCGCGCTTCATGCTCAAGACCccgctcggcgcccttggccgcggccgcaacctcctcgacggcggctgcccgTATTACGACACCTACGCCACCAAGGACGAGGGGCGCTACGTCtccgtcggcgccctcgagccgcaGTTCTTCGCCGCTCTGCTACGGGGCCTGCACCTGGAGGGCCAGGGCTGGGAGTCGCGCCGCTACGACCCGGATGAGTGgcccgccctgcgccgcgtccTGGCCGACGTCTTCCGCACCAAGACGCGGACCGAGTGGGAGCGCGTTTTTGACGGCACCGACGCCTGCGTCGCCCCCATCCTCGAGTacggcgagctcgagacggATCCCGCCCGCGAGGGCGACCAGCGGCCCGCCGTCACCCTCCGCGGCACCCCCTGCCTCGCCGTCAAGCAGCAGGGCGATGCCCCTGGAGACCCCGCCATCTACGGTCAGGGGCGAGGCGTGCCGGGCGACGGCtacgagggcgccgcgctggcgcctGGTGAGGGAGCCGAGGACGTGCTCAGGGGCTGGTTCGGCTGGGCCAAGGGCAAAGACTATAACGTCTCGGACGGCGCGTTCGAGCTGGTCAACTCCGACTCCAAGTTATaa